The Pungitius pungitius chromosome 8, fPunPun2.1, whole genome shotgun sequence genome has a window encoding:
- the LOC119229926 gene encoding plasma membrane calcium-transporting ATPase 1-like isoform X1 yields MANNTADHPAGNSVAEGNHDGDFGVTVMDLRELMELRSAEAVGKIQEAYGDVQGICRRLKTSPIEGLSGNPVDLEKRHASYGQNFIPPKKAKTFLQLVWEALQDVTLIILEIAAIISLGLSFYHPPGGNSEACGEVAGGVEDEGESQAGWIEGAAILFSVIIVVLVTAFNDWSKEKQFRGLQSRIEQEQKFTVIRKGQVIQIPVAEMVVGDIAQIKYGDLLPADGILIQGNDLKIDESSLTGESDQVRKSLEKDPMLLSGTHVMEGSGRMVVSAVGLNSQTGIIFTLLGAGDHDEEKKVKKSKKQGPPENRNKAKTQDGIALEIQPLKSDEAADSEEKEEVKAVKKVNVTKKEKSVLQGKLTKLAVQIGKAGLIMSAVTVIILILFFVIDNFGIQGRSWVAECTPIYIQYFVKFFIIGVTVLVVAVPEGLPLAVTISLAYSVKKMMKDNNLVRHLDACETMGNATAICSDKTGTLTMNRMTVVQAYLGDTHYRTVPEPDAIKPETLEIMINSIAINSAYTTKILPPEKEGGLPRHVGNKTECALLGLVLELKKDYQPIRDEIPEEKLYKVYTFNSARKSMSTVLKNADGGYRMYSKGASEIVLRKCSSILDAQGQPRNFKPKDRDEMVKKVIEPMACDGLRTICVAYRDFPAAAGEPDWESENDILNDLTCIVVVGIEDPVRHEVPEAIAKCQRAGITVRMVTGDNINTARAIATKCGILLPGEDFLCMEGKEFNQLIRNDQGEVEQERLDKVWPKLRVLARSSPTDKHTLVKGIIDSLVGETRQVVAVTGDGTNDGPALKKADVGFAMGIAGTDVAKEASDIILTDDNFTSIVKAVMWGRNVYDSISKFLQFQLTVNVVAVIVAFTGACITQDSPLKAVQMLWVNLIMDTLASLALATEPPTESLLLRRPYGRNKPLISRTMMKNILGHAVYQLVIIFTLLFAGEKIFNIDNGRNSPLHSPPSEHYTIVFNVFVMMQLFNEINARKIHGERNVFEGIYRNPIFCSVVLGTFALQIVIVQFGGKPFSCTALTIDQWLWCVFIGVGELLWGQLISAVPTHRLKFLKEAGHGTTKEEMHEEEMTEGADEIDHAEMEMRRGQILWFRGLNRIQTQIKVVNAFRSSLYPMESPESRSSIHSFMSHPEFVPQSEEEARTVTEEADPLPSASSGAGGGGDPPAAFPRGHESSI; encoded by the exons GTCTGTCCGGTAACCCCGTGGATTTGGAGAAACGCCACGCCTCGTACGGCCAGAACTTCATCCCCCCCAAGAAGGCCAAGACCTTCCTGCAGCTGGTGTGGGAGGCCCTGCAGGACGTCACGCTCATCATCCTGGAAATCGCTGCCATCATCTCGCTGGGCCTGTCCTTCTACCATCCACCAGGGGGCAACAGTGAAG CATGCGGCGAGGTCGCAGGCGGCGTGGAGGACGAGGGCGAGTCCCAGGCCGGCTGGATCGAGGGCGCCGCCATCCTGTTCTCGGTCATCATCGTCGTCCTGGTGACGGCCTTCAACGACTGGTCCAAGGAGAAGCAGTTCCGCGGGCTGCAGAGTCGCATCGAGCAGGAGCAAAAGTTCACCGTCATTCGCAAAGGCCAGGTGATCCAGATCCCCGTGGCCGAGATGGTGGTGGGAGACATCGCTCAGATCAAATACG GAGACCTGCTGCCCGCTGACGGGATCCTGATCCAAGGCAACGACCTGAAGATCGACGAGAGCTCCCTCACCGGGGAGTCCGACCAAGTCCGAAAGTCTCTGGAGAAGGACCCCATGCTGCTGTCCG GGACCCACGTGATGGAGGGATCCGGCAGGATGGTGGTGTCGGCCGTTGGCCTCAACTCTCAAACCGGCATCATCTTCACTCTGCTGGGCGCCGGCGACCACGACGAAGAGAAGAAGGTCAAGAAAA GTAAAAAACAAGGACCCCCCGAAAATCGCAACAAAG cAAAAACCCAGGACGGCATCGCCCTGGAGATCCAGCCGCTGAAGAGCGACGAGGCCGCCGAttcggaggagaaggaggaggtcaaGGCTGTGAAGAAGGTCAACGTGACAAAGAAGGAGAAGTCGGTGCTTCAGGGCAAACTGACCAAACTGGCGGTGCAGATCGGGAAGGCCG GACTGATCATGTCGGCCGTGAccgtcatcatcctcatcctcttcttcgTGATCGACAACTTCGGGATCCAGGGTCGCTCATGGGTGGCCGAGTGCACCCCCATCTACATCCAGTACTTCGTCAAGTTCTTCATCATCGGCGTGACGGTGCTGGTGGTGGCCGTTCCCGAGGGGCTGCCGCTCGCCGTCACCATCTCTCTGGCCTACTCGGTCAAG AAAATGATGAAGGACAACAACCTCGTGCGTCACCTGGACGCCTGCGAGACGATGGGCAACGCCACGGCCATCTGCTCGGACAAGACGGGCACGCTGACCATGAACCGCATGACGGTGGTGCAGGCCTATCTCGGCGACACGCACTACAGGACCGTCCCCGAACCCGACGCCATCAAGCCGGAGACCCTGGAGATCATGATCAACAGCATCGCCATCAACTCGGCCTACACCACCAAGATCCTG CCTCCGGAGAAAGAGGGCGGCCTGCCTCGCCACGTGGGAAACAAGACGGAGTGCGCCCTGCTGGGCCTGGTGCTGGAGCTGAAGAaggactaccagccaatcagagacgaGATCCCAGAAGAGAAGCTCTACAAGGTTTACACCTTCAACTCCGCCCGCAAGTCCATGAGCACGGTGCTGAAGAACGCCGACGGAGGCTACCGCATGTACAGCAAAGGAGCCTCGGAGATCGTCCTCAGAAA ATGCTCCAGTATCCTCGACGCCCAGGGCCAGCCTCGCAACTTCAAGCCCAAGGACCGTGACGAGATGGTGAAAAAGGTGATCGAGCCGATGGCGTGCGACGGTCTGAGGACCATCTGCGTGGCCTATAGGGACTTCCCCGCCGCGGCCGGAGAGCCCGACTGGGAGAGCGAGAACGACATCCTGAACGACCTCACCTGCATCGTCGTGGTCGGCATCGAGGACCCCGTGAGACACGAG gtgCCCGAGGCCATCGCCAAGTGCCAGCGCGCGGGCATCACCGTGCGCATGGTCACCGGGGACAACATCAACACGGCCCGCGCCATCGCCACCAAGTGCGGCATCCTGCTGCCCGGAGAGGACTTCCTGTGCATGGAGGGCAAGGAGTTCAACCAGCTGATCAGGAACGACCAGGGAGAG GTGGAACAAGAGCGTCTGGACAAGGTGTGGCCCAAGCTGCGGGTCCTGGCTCGCTCCTCTCCGACGGACAAGCACACGCTGGTGAAAG GTATCATCGACAGCCTGGTGGGGGAGACCCGGCAGGTGGTGGCGGTGACGGGCGACGGCACCAACGACGGCCCGGCGCTCAAGAAAGCCGACGTTGGCTTCGCCATG GGAATCGCCGGCACAGACGTGGCCAAGGAGGCGTCCGACATCATCCTGACCGACGACAACTTCACCAGCATCGTCAAGGCCGTGATGTGGGGGAGGAACGTCTACGACAGCATCTCCAAGTTCCTGCAGTTCCAGCTGACTGTGAATGTGGTGGCCGTGATCGTGGCCTTCACCGGCGCCTGCATCACGCAG gactcCCCTCTGAAGGCCGTCCAGATGCTGTGGGTGAACCTCATCATGGACACTCTGGCGTCCCTGGCTCTGGCCACCGAGCCGCCCACCGAGTCGCTCCTGCTGCGCCGGCCGTACGGCCGCAACAAGCCGCTCATCTCCCGGACCATGATGAAAAACATCCTGGGCCACGCCGTGTACCAGCTGGTCATAATCTTCACGCTGCTCTTCGCCG GCGAGAAGATCTTCAACATCGATAACGGACGCAACAGTCCGCTGCACTCGCCGCCGTCCGAGCACTACACCATCGTGTTCAACGTGTTCGTTATGATGCAGCTCTTCAATGAGATCAACGCCAGGAAGATCCACGGGGAGAGGAACGTGTTCGAGGGCatctacaggaaccccatcttCTGCAGCGTGGTGCTGGGGACCTTCGCCCTGCAG ATCGTCATAGTTCAGTTCGGAGGGAAGCCGTTCTCCTGCACGGCTCTGACCATCGACCAGTGGCTCTGGTGCGTGTTCATCGGCGTGGGAGAGCTCCTCTGGGGACAG CTGATCTCCGCCGTCCCGACCCACCGCCTGAAGTTCCTGAAGGAAGCCGGTCACGGCACCACCAAGGAGGAGATGCACGAGGAGGAGATGACGGAGGGCGCCGACGAGATCGACCACGCCGAgatggagatgaggagaggCCAGATCCTCTGGTTCAGAGGTCTGAACCGAATCCAGACGCAG ATTAAGGTGGTGAACGCGTTCCGTAGCTCCCTCTACCCGATGGAGAGCCCAGAGTCCCGTAGCTCCATCCACAGCTTCATGTCCCACCCCGAGTTTGTCCCGCAGTCCGAGGAGGAGGCTCGCACCGTCACCGAGGAGGCCGACCCCCTCCCCAGCGCCTCCTccggggcggggggaggaggagacccGCCCGCCGCCTTCCCACGGGGCCACGAGTCATCCATCTGA
- the LOC119229926 gene encoding plasma membrane calcium-transporting ATPase 2-like isoform X5 — translation MANNTADHPAGNSVAEGNHDGDFGVTVMDLRELMELRSAEAVGKIQEAYGDVQGICRRLKTSPIEGLSGNPVDLEKRHASYGQNFIPPKKAKTFLQLVWEALQDVTLIILEIAAIISLGLSFYHPPGGNSEACGEVAGGVEDEGESQAGWIEGAAILFSVIIVVLVTAFNDWSKEKQFRGLQSRIEQEQKFTVIRKGQVIQIPVAEMVVGDIAQIKYGDLLPADGILIQGNDLKIDESSLTGESDQVRKSLEKDPMLLSGTHVMEGSGRMVVSAVGLNSQTGIIFTLLGAGDHDEEKKVKKSKKQGPPENRNKAKTQDGIALEIQPLKSDEAADSEEKEEVKAVKKVNVTKKEKSVLQGKLTKLAVQIGKAGLIMSAVTVIILILFFVIDNFGIQGRSWVAECTPIYIQYFVKFFIIGVTVLVVAVPEGLPLAVTISLAYSVKKMMKDNNLVRHLDACETMGNATAICSDKTGTLTMNRMTVVQAYLGDTHYRTVPEPDAIKPETLEIMINSIAINSAYTTKILPPEKEGGLPRHVGNKTECALLGLVLELKKDYQPIRDEIPEEKLYKVYTFNSARKSMSTVLKNADGGYRMYSKGASEIVLRKCSSILDAQGQPRNFKPKDRDEMVKKVIEPMACDGLRTICVAYRDFPAAAGEPDWESENDILNDLTCIVVVGIEDPVRHEVPEAIAKCQRAGITVRMVTGDNINTARAIATKCGILLPGEDFLCMEGKEFNQLIRNDQGEVEQERLDKVWPKLRVLARSSPTDKHTLVKGIIDSLVGETRQVVAVTGDGTNDGPALKKADVGFAMGIAGTDVAKEASDIILTDDNFTSIVKAVMWGRNVYDSISKFLQFQLTVNVVAVIVAFTGACITQDSPLKAVQMLWVNLIMDTLASLALATEPPTESLLLRRPYGRNKPLISRTMMKNILGHAVYQLVIIFTLLFAGEKIFNIDNGRNSPLHSPPSEHYTIVFNVFVMMQLFNEINARKIHGERNVFEGIYRNPIFCSVVLGTFALQIVIVQFGGKPFSCTALTIDQWLWCVFIGVGELLWGQLISAVPTHRLKFLKEAGHGTTKEEMHEEEMTEGADEIDHAEMEMRRGQILWFRGLNRIQTQMDVVYTFQTGQAPVPGALRRQPSVVSQHNDIKVVNAFRSSLYPMESPESRSSIHSFMSHPEFVPQSEEEARTVTEEADPLPSASSGAGGGGDPPAAFPRGHESSI, via the exons GTCTGTCCGGTAACCCCGTGGATTTGGAGAAACGCCACGCCTCGTACGGCCAGAACTTCATCCCCCCCAAGAAGGCCAAGACCTTCCTGCAGCTGGTGTGGGAGGCCCTGCAGGACGTCACGCTCATCATCCTGGAAATCGCTGCCATCATCTCGCTGGGCCTGTCCTTCTACCATCCACCAGGGGGCAACAGTGAAG CATGCGGCGAGGTCGCAGGCGGCGTGGAGGACGAGGGCGAGTCCCAGGCCGGCTGGATCGAGGGCGCCGCCATCCTGTTCTCGGTCATCATCGTCGTCCTGGTGACGGCCTTCAACGACTGGTCCAAGGAGAAGCAGTTCCGCGGGCTGCAGAGTCGCATCGAGCAGGAGCAAAAGTTCACCGTCATTCGCAAAGGCCAGGTGATCCAGATCCCCGTGGCCGAGATGGTGGTGGGAGACATCGCTCAGATCAAATACG GAGACCTGCTGCCCGCTGACGGGATCCTGATCCAAGGCAACGACCTGAAGATCGACGAGAGCTCCCTCACCGGGGAGTCCGACCAAGTCCGAAAGTCTCTGGAGAAGGACCCCATGCTGCTGTCCG GGACCCACGTGATGGAGGGATCCGGCAGGATGGTGGTGTCGGCCGTTGGCCTCAACTCTCAAACCGGCATCATCTTCACTCTGCTGGGCGCCGGCGACCACGACGAAGAGAAGAAGGTCAAGAAAA GTAAAAAACAAGGACCCCCCGAAAATCGCAACAAAG cAAAAACCCAGGACGGCATCGCCCTGGAGATCCAGCCGCTGAAGAGCGACGAGGCCGCCGAttcggaggagaaggaggaggtcaaGGCTGTGAAGAAGGTCAACGTGACAAAGAAGGAGAAGTCGGTGCTTCAGGGCAAACTGACCAAACTGGCGGTGCAGATCGGGAAGGCCG GACTGATCATGTCGGCCGTGAccgtcatcatcctcatcctcttcttcgTGATCGACAACTTCGGGATCCAGGGTCGCTCATGGGTGGCCGAGTGCACCCCCATCTACATCCAGTACTTCGTCAAGTTCTTCATCATCGGCGTGACGGTGCTGGTGGTGGCCGTTCCCGAGGGGCTGCCGCTCGCCGTCACCATCTCTCTGGCCTACTCGGTCAAG AAAATGATGAAGGACAACAACCTCGTGCGTCACCTGGACGCCTGCGAGACGATGGGCAACGCCACGGCCATCTGCTCGGACAAGACGGGCACGCTGACCATGAACCGCATGACGGTGGTGCAGGCCTATCTCGGCGACACGCACTACAGGACCGTCCCCGAACCCGACGCCATCAAGCCGGAGACCCTGGAGATCATGATCAACAGCATCGCCATCAACTCGGCCTACACCACCAAGATCCTG CCTCCGGAGAAAGAGGGCGGCCTGCCTCGCCACGTGGGAAACAAGACGGAGTGCGCCCTGCTGGGCCTGGTGCTGGAGCTGAAGAaggactaccagccaatcagagacgaGATCCCAGAAGAGAAGCTCTACAAGGTTTACACCTTCAACTCCGCCCGCAAGTCCATGAGCACGGTGCTGAAGAACGCCGACGGAGGCTACCGCATGTACAGCAAAGGAGCCTCGGAGATCGTCCTCAGAAA ATGCTCCAGTATCCTCGACGCCCAGGGCCAGCCTCGCAACTTCAAGCCCAAGGACCGTGACGAGATGGTGAAAAAGGTGATCGAGCCGATGGCGTGCGACGGTCTGAGGACCATCTGCGTGGCCTATAGGGACTTCCCCGCCGCGGCCGGAGAGCCCGACTGGGAGAGCGAGAACGACATCCTGAACGACCTCACCTGCATCGTCGTGGTCGGCATCGAGGACCCCGTGAGACACGAG gtgCCCGAGGCCATCGCCAAGTGCCAGCGCGCGGGCATCACCGTGCGCATGGTCACCGGGGACAACATCAACACGGCCCGCGCCATCGCCACCAAGTGCGGCATCCTGCTGCCCGGAGAGGACTTCCTGTGCATGGAGGGCAAGGAGTTCAACCAGCTGATCAGGAACGACCAGGGAGAG GTGGAACAAGAGCGTCTGGACAAGGTGTGGCCCAAGCTGCGGGTCCTGGCTCGCTCCTCTCCGACGGACAAGCACACGCTGGTGAAAG GTATCATCGACAGCCTGGTGGGGGAGACCCGGCAGGTGGTGGCGGTGACGGGCGACGGCACCAACGACGGCCCGGCGCTCAAGAAAGCCGACGTTGGCTTCGCCATG GGAATCGCCGGCACAGACGTGGCCAAGGAGGCGTCCGACATCATCCTGACCGACGACAACTTCACCAGCATCGTCAAGGCCGTGATGTGGGGGAGGAACGTCTACGACAGCATCTCCAAGTTCCTGCAGTTCCAGCTGACTGTGAATGTGGTGGCCGTGATCGTGGCCTTCACCGGCGCCTGCATCACGCAG gactcCCCTCTGAAGGCCGTCCAGATGCTGTGGGTGAACCTCATCATGGACACTCTGGCGTCCCTGGCTCTGGCCACCGAGCCGCCCACCGAGTCGCTCCTGCTGCGCCGGCCGTACGGCCGCAACAAGCCGCTCATCTCCCGGACCATGATGAAAAACATCCTGGGCCACGCCGTGTACCAGCTGGTCATAATCTTCACGCTGCTCTTCGCCG GCGAGAAGATCTTCAACATCGATAACGGACGCAACAGTCCGCTGCACTCGCCGCCGTCCGAGCACTACACCATCGTGTTCAACGTGTTCGTTATGATGCAGCTCTTCAATGAGATCAACGCCAGGAAGATCCACGGGGAGAGGAACGTGTTCGAGGGCatctacaggaaccccatcttCTGCAGCGTGGTGCTGGGGACCTTCGCCCTGCAG ATCGTCATAGTTCAGTTCGGAGGGAAGCCGTTCTCCTGCACGGCTCTGACCATCGACCAGTGGCTCTGGTGCGTGTTCATCGGCGTGGGAGAGCTCCTCTGGGGACAG CTGATCTCCGCCGTCCCGACCCACCGCCTGAAGTTCCTGAAGGAAGCCGGTCACGGCACCACCAAGGAGGAGATGCACGAGGAGGAGATGACGGAGGGCGCCGACGAGATCGACCACGCCGAgatggagatgaggagaggCCAGATCCTCTGGTTCAGAGGTCTGAACCGAATCCAGACGCAG ATGGATGTGGTCTATACCTTCCAGACGGGCCAGGCCCCGGTGCCCGGCGCCCTGCGCCGCCAGCCCTCTGTCGTCAGCCAGCACAATGAC ATTAAGGTGGTGAACGCGTTCCGTAGCTCCCTCTACCCGATGGAGAGCCCAGAGTCCCGTAGCTCCATCCACAGCTTCATGTCCCACCCCGAGTTTGTCCCGCAGTCCGAGGAGGAGGCTCGCACCGTCACCGAGGAGGCCGACCCCCTCCCCAGCGCCTCCTccggggcggggggaggaggagacccGCCCGCCGCCTTCCCACGGGGCCACGAGTCATCCATCTGA
- the LOC119229926 gene encoding plasma membrane calcium-transporting ATPase 1-like isoform X3, with the protein MANNTADHPAGNSVAEGNHDGDFGVTVMDLRELMELRSAEAVGKIQEAYGDVQGICRRLKTSPIEGLSGNPVDLEKRHASYGQNFIPPKKAKTFLQLVWEALQDVTLIILEIAAIISLGLSFYHPPGGNSEACGEVAGGVEDEGESQAGWIEGAAILFSVIIVVLVTAFNDWSKEKQFRGLQSRIEQEQKFTVIRKGQVIQIPVAEMVVGDIAQIKYGDLLPADGILIQGNDLKIDESSLTGESDQVRKSLEKDPMLLSGTHVMEGSGRMVVSAVGLNSQTGIIFTLLGAGDHDEEKKVKKTKTQDGIALEIQPLKSDEAADSEEKEEVKAVKKVNVTKKEKSVLQGKLTKLAVQIGKAGLIMSAVTVIILILFFVIDNFGIQGRSWVAECTPIYIQYFVKFFIIGVTVLVVAVPEGLPLAVTISLAYSVKKMMKDNNLVRHLDACETMGNATAICSDKTGTLTMNRMTVVQAYLGDTHYRTVPEPDAIKPETLEIMINSIAINSAYTTKILPPEKEGGLPRHVGNKTECALLGLVLELKKDYQPIRDEIPEEKLYKVYTFNSARKSMSTVLKNADGGYRMYSKGASEIVLRKCSSILDAQGQPRNFKPKDRDEMVKKVIEPMACDGLRTICVAYRDFPAAAGEPDWESENDILNDLTCIVVVGIEDPVRHEVPEAIAKCQRAGITVRMVTGDNINTARAIATKCGILLPGEDFLCMEGKEFNQLIRNDQGEVEQERLDKVWPKLRVLARSSPTDKHTLVKGIIDSLVGETRQVVAVTGDGTNDGPALKKADVGFAMGIAGTDVAKEASDIILTDDNFTSIVKAVMWGRNVYDSISKFLQFQLTVNVVAVIVAFTGACITQDSPLKAVQMLWVNLIMDTLASLALATEPPTESLLLRRPYGRNKPLISRTMMKNILGHAVYQLVIIFTLLFAGEKIFNIDNGRNSPLHSPPSEHYTIVFNVFVMMQLFNEINARKIHGERNVFEGIYRNPIFCSVVLGTFALQIVIVQFGGKPFSCTALTIDQWLWCVFIGVGELLWGQLISAVPTHRLKFLKEAGHGTTKEEMHEEEMTEGADEIDHAEMEMRRGQILWFRGLNRIQTQIKVVNAFRSSLYPMESPESRSSIHSFMSHPEFVPQSEEEARTVTEEADPLPSASSGAGGGGDPPAAFPRGHESSI; encoded by the exons GTCTGTCCGGTAACCCCGTGGATTTGGAGAAACGCCACGCCTCGTACGGCCAGAACTTCATCCCCCCCAAGAAGGCCAAGACCTTCCTGCAGCTGGTGTGGGAGGCCCTGCAGGACGTCACGCTCATCATCCTGGAAATCGCTGCCATCATCTCGCTGGGCCTGTCCTTCTACCATCCACCAGGGGGCAACAGTGAAG CATGCGGCGAGGTCGCAGGCGGCGTGGAGGACGAGGGCGAGTCCCAGGCCGGCTGGATCGAGGGCGCCGCCATCCTGTTCTCGGTCATCATCGTCGTCCTGGTGACGGCCTTCAACGACTGGTCCAAGGAGAAGCAGTTCCGCGGGCTGCAGAGTCGCATCGAGCAGGAGCAAAAGTTCACCGTCATTCGCAAAGGCCAGGTGATCCAGATCCCCGTGGCCGAGATGGTGGTGGGAGACATCGCTCAGATCAAATACG GAGACCTGCTGCCCGCTGACGGGATCCTGATCCAAGGCAACGACCTGAAGATCGACGAGAGCTCCCTCACCGGGGAGTCCGACCAAGTCCGAAAGTCTCTGGAGAAGGACCCCATGCTGCTGTCCG GGACCCACGTGATGGAGGGATCCGGCAGGATGGTGGTGTCGGCCGTTGGCCTCAACTCTCAAACCGGCATCATCTTCACTCTGCTGGGCGCCGGCGACCACGACGAAGAGAAGAAGGTCAAGAAAA cAAAAACCCAGGACGGCATCGCCCTGGAGATCCAGCCGCTGAAGAGCGACGAGGCCGCCGAttcggaggagaaggaggaggtcaaGGCTGTGAAGAAGGTCAACGTGACAAAGAAGGAGAAGTCGGTGCTTCAGGGCAAACTGACCAAACTGGCGGTGCAGATCGGGAAGGCCG GACTGATCATGTCGGCCGTGAccgtcatcatcctcatcctcttcttcgTGATCGACAACTTCGGGATCCAGGGTCGCTCATGGGTGGCCGAGTGCACCCCCATCTACATCCAGTACTTCGTCAAGTTCTTCATCATCGGCGTGACGGTGCTGGTGGTGGCCGTTCCCGAGGGGCTGCCGCTCGCCGTCACCATCTCTCTGGCCTACTCGGTCAAG AAAATGATGAAGGACAACAACCTCGTGCGTCACCTGGACGCCTGCGAGACGATGGGCAACGCCACGGCCATCTGCTCGGACAAGACGGGCACGCTGACCATGAACCGCATGACGGTGGTGCAGGCCTATCTCGGCGACACGCACTACAGGACCGTCCCCGAACCCGACGCCATCAAGCCGGAGACCCTGGAGATCATGATCAACAGCATCGCCATCAACTCGGCCTACACCACCAAGATCCTG CCTCCGGAGAAAGAGGGCGGCCTGCCTCGCCACGTGGGAAACAAGACGGAGTGCGCCCTGCTGGGCCTGGTGCTGGAGCTGAAGAaggactaccagccaatcagagacgaGATCCCAGAAGAGAAGCTCTACAAGGTTTACACCTTCAACTCCGCCCGCAAGTCCATGAGCACGGTGCTGAAGAACGCCGACGGAGGCTACCGCATGTACAGCAAAGGAGCCTCGGAGATCGTCCTCAGAAA ATGCTCCAGTATCCTCGACGCCCAGGGCCAGCCTCGCAACTTCAAGCCCAAGGACCGTGACGAGATGGTGAAAAAGGTGATCGAGCCGATGGCGTGCGACGGTCTGAGGACCATCTGCGTGGCCTATAGGGACTTCCCCGCCGCGGCCGGAGAGCCCGACTGGGAGAGCGAGAACGACATCCTGAACGACCTCACCTGCATCGTCGTGGTCGGCATCGAGGACCCCGTGAGACACGAG gtgCCCGAGGCCATCGCCAAGTGCCAGCGCGCGGGCATCACCGTGCGCATGGTCACCGGGGACAACATCAACACGGCCCGCGCCATCGCCACCAAGTGCGGCATCCTGCTGCCCGGAGAGGACTTCCTGTGCATGGAGGGCAAGGAGTTCAACCAGCTGATCAGGAACGACCAGGGAGAG GTGGAACAAGAGCGTCTGGACAAGGTGTGGCCCAAGCTGCGGGTCCTGGCTCGCTCCTCTCCGACGGACAAGCACACGCTGGTGAAAG GTATCATCGACAGCCTGGTGGGGGAGACCCGGCAGGTGGTGGCGGTGACGGGCGACGGCACCAACGACGGCCCGGCGCTCAAGAAAGCCGACGTTGGCTTCGCCATG GGAATCGCCGGCACAGACGTGGCCAAGGAGGCGTCCGACATCATCCTGACCGACGACAACTTCACCAGCATCGTCAAGGCCGTGATGTGGGGGAGGAACGTCTACGACAGCATCTCCAAGTTCCTGCAGTTCCAGCTGACTGTGAATGTGGTGGCCGTGATCGTGGCCTTCACCGGCGCCTGCATCACGCAG gactcCCCTCTGAAGGCCGTCCAGATGCTGTGGGTGAACCTCATCATGGACACTCTGGCGTCCCTGGCTCTGGCCACCGAGCCGCCCACCGAGTCGCTCCTGCTGCGCCGGCCGTACGGCCGCAACAAGCCGCTCATCTCCCGGACCATGATGAAAAACATCCTGGGCCACGCCGTGTACCAGCTGGTCATAATCTTCACGCTGCTCTTCGCCG GCGAGAAGATCTTCAACATCGATAACGGACGCAACAGTCCGCTGCACTCGCCGCCGTCCGAGCACTACACCATCGTGTTCAACGTGTTCGTTATGATGCAGCTCTTCAATGAGATCAACGCCAGGAAGATCCACGGGGAGAGGAACGTGTTCGAGGGCatctacaggaaccccatcttCTGCAGCGTGGTGCTGGGGACCTTCGCCCTGCAG ATCGTCATAGTTCAGTTCGGAGGGAAGCCGTTCTCCTGCACGGCTCTGACCATCGACCAGTGGCTCTGGTGCGTGTTCATCGGCGTGGGAGAGCTCCTCTGGGGACAG CTGATCTCCGCCGTCCCGACCCACCGCCTGAAGTTCCTGAAGGAAGCCGGTCACGGCACCACCAAGGAGGAGATGCACGAGGAGGAGATGACGGAGGGCGCCGACGAGATCGACCACGCCGAgatggagatgaggagaggCCAGATCCTCTGGTTCAGAGGTCTGAACCGAATCCAGACGCAG ATTAAGGTGGTGAACGCGTTCCGTAGCTCCCTCTACCCGATGGAGAGCCCAGAGTCCCGTAGCTCCATCCACAGCTTCATGTCCCACCCCGAGTTTGTCCCGCAGTCCGAGGAGGAGGCTCGCACCGTCACCGAGGAGGCCGACCCCCTCCCCAGCGCCTCCTccggggcggggggaggaggagacccGCCCGCCGCCTTCCCACGGGGCCACGAGTCATCCATCTGA